In the genome of Polaribacter atrinae, one region contains:
- the yaaA gene encoding peroxide stress protein YaaA, whose translation MKIIISPAKSLDFESKVPTSLYTQPRFLEQSEKLNKKLKTLSKKNLSELMKISDDLSALNYDRNQTWATPFTKDNAKQAIYSFTGAVFKGIDVNSIEEEKIPLLQNNLRILSGLYGILKPLDLIQPYRLEMGTRLKVGTKENLYKFWDNTVANALNEELEDGELLVNLASTEYFKVIPKKVLKVPMITPVFKDFKNGEYKIIMTYAKIARGLMVRYIIDNNVKTIEDLKGFNVDKYRFSEELSSGNDLVFTR comes from the coding sequence ATGAAAATCATAATATCACCAGCAAAATCTTTAGATTTCGAGAGTAAAGTACCAACAAGTCTATACACACAACCGCGTTTTTTAGAACAATCAGAAAAACTAAATAAAAAGCTAAAAACACTTTCTAAGAAAAATTTATCTGAGTTGATGAAAATTTCTGATGATTTATCTGCTTTAAATTATGATAGAAATCAAACTTGGGCAACTCCCTTTACAAAAGACAATGCAAAACAAGCTATTTATTCTTTTACAGGTGCTGTTTTTAAAGGAATTGATGTAAACTCTATTGAAGAAGAAAAAATACCTTTGCTTCAAAATAATTTAAGAATCTTATCTGGTTTGTATGGTATCTTAAAACCTTTAGATTTAATTCAGCCGTATCGTTTAGAGATGGGAACTCGTTTAAAAGTAGGTACAAAAGAAAACCTATACAAATTTTGGGACAACACTGTTGCAAATGCTTTAAATGAAGAACTAGAAGATGGTGAGTTACTCGTGAATTTAGCCAGTACAGAATACTTTAAAGTGATTCCTAAAAAGGTTTTAAAAGTACCGATGATTACGCCAGTTTTTAAAGATTTTAAAAACGGAGAATATAAAATTATTATGACCTACGCTAAAATAGCTCGTGGTTTAATGGTGCGTTATATTATTGACAACAACGTTAAAACCATAGAAGATTTAAAAGGTTTTAATGTTGATAAATATCGTTTTTCTGAAGAATTGTCTTCTGGAAATGATTTGGTTTTTACAAGGTAA
- a CDS encoding DUF2853 family protein yields the protein MSKFDEKVAQYSKFMDDKGLKYNADLLKAVTKGLGPSIYKKDAETVSGSDAKELLTVKNNFLIKKLGLADGPKLDEAINKVVEAIGKSERNKYRAVVYYMLAVEFGKESIYN from the coding sequence ATGAGTAAATTTGACGAAAAAGTAGCACAGTATTCTAAGTTTATGGACGATAAAGGTCTAAAATATAATGCAGACTTATTAAAAGCTGTAACTAAAGGATTAGGTCCATCTATTTATAAAAAAGATGCTGAAACGGTATCTGGTTCAGATGCAAAAGAATTGTTAACGGTTAAAAATAATTTTTTAATTAAAAAATTAGGTTTGGCTGATGGTCCAAAATTAGATGAAGCAATCAATAAAGTTGTTGAAGCAATTGGTAAATCTGAAAGGAATAAATACAGAGCTGTCGTTTACTATATGTTAGCGGTTGAATTTGGTAAAGAATCTATATACAACTAA
- a CDS encoding PASTA domain-containing protein produces the protein MSVFQFLKSKSFFIQVTIAIVGLLVFIFALKYWLGYSTNHDQKIQVPNLHKMSLEKVELKLKELNLDFIVIDSASYNPDYPKRSVIEQSPETGDFVKEKRKIYLTLNPSKYRDVTIPNLNGRTKRQATSHLRSIGFNIGTNPISVRDIGKDVVRGLRYKGEILNEGDKLPLNSIVDLVLGDGNGN, from the coding sequence ATGAGTGTTTTTCAATTTCTTAAAAGTAAATCCTTTTTTATACAAGTTACCATTGCAATTGTAGGATTATTGGTCTTTATTTTTGCTTTAAAATATTGGTTAGGGTATTCTACCAATCACGATCAAAAAATTCAGGTTCCTAACTTGCATAAAATGTCTTTAGAAAAAGTGGAGCTAAAGTTAAAAGAATTAAATTTAGATTTTATTGTAATAGATAGTGCTAGTTACAACCCAGATTATCCAAAAAGATCTGTGATTGAGCAATCGCCAGAAACAGGAGATTTTGTAAAAGAAAAACGTAAAATTTATTTAACGTTAAACCCTTCTAAATATAGAGATGTTACCATTCCTAATTTAAACGGAAGAACAAAAAGACAAGCAACGTCTCATTTACGTTCTATTGGTTTTAATATTGGTACAAACCCAATTTCTGTTAGAGATATTGGTAAAGATGTTGTACGTGGACTGCGTTACAAAGGAGAAATTTTAAATGAAGGTGATAAATTACCGCTAAACTCTATTGTAGATTTAGTTTTAGGTGACGGAAACGGAAACTAG
- a CDS encoding Lrp/AsnC family transcriptional regulator has protein sequence MYQIDEIDLQLLRLLQKDADITTKDLAQRVNLTNTPVFDRVKRLKKEGYIKKTTAVLCSEKLDVSLIVFCNITLKEHTKEIGNQFVKDIMFLKEVTECYNVSGDFDFLLKVMVKDMKHYQSFVLQSLGSVKGIGSAHSTFVMGEIKNNHGIPL, from the coding sequence ATGTATCAAATTGATGAAATTGATTTACAATTACTTCGTTTATTGCAAAAAGACGCAGATATTACTACAAAAGATCTTGCACAGAGGGTAAACCTAACTAACACACCTGTTTTTGATCGCGTAAAACGATTAAAAAAAGAAGGATATATAAAAAAAACAACTGCTGTTTTGTGTAGCGAAAAGTTAGATGTTTCTTTAATTGTATTCTGTAATATTACGTTGAAGGAACACACAAAAGAAATAGGAAATCAATTTGTAAAAGATATTATGTTTCTTAAAGAAGTAACGGAATGTTACAATGTATCTGGTGATTTCGACTTCTTGTTAAAGGTGATGGTAAAAGACATGAAACATTACCAATCTTTTGTATTGCAAAGTTTGGGTTCTGTTAAAGGTATTGGAAGTGCGCACAGTACTTTTGTAATGGGAGAAATTAAAAACAACCACGGAATTCCTTTATAG
- the coaD gene encoding pantetheine-phosphate adenylyltransferase yields MKKAIFPGSFDPITLGHFDIIERGVKLFDELIIAIGINADKNYMFSLEERKKFIEDCFAHEPKIKVVTYKGLTVHFCQENKVDFILRGLRNPADFEFEKAIAHTNRDLAPIETVFLLTAASTSYISSSIVRDVIRNDGDYTKLVPKTVRVK; encoded by the coding sequence ATGAAAAAAGCAATTTTCCCAGGATCCTTTGATCCAATAACATTAGGTCATTTTGATATCATTGAGAGAGGTGTAAAATTGTTTGATGAGCTAATTATTGCTATCGGTATAAATGCTGATAAAAATTATATGTTTAGTTTAGAAGAGCGTAAAAAATTTATTGAAGATTGTTTTGCACACGAACCTAAAATAAAAGTGGTAACCTATAAAGGGTTAACGGTTCATTTTTGCCAAGAAAATAAAGTCGATTTTATTTTAAGAGGTTTAAGAAATCCTGCAGATTTTGAGTTCGAAAAAGCCATAGCACACACCAATAGAGATTTAGCACCAATAGAAACAGTGTTTTTATTAACAGCAGCAAGTACGTCTTATATTTCTTCATCTATTGTAAGAGATGTTATTAGAAATGATGGTGATTATACCAAATTAGTTCCTAAAACGGTTAGAGTTAAATAA
- a CDS encoding D-alanine--D-alanine ligase: MKQNIAIVMGGYSSEVNISLTSGNVVYNHLNKEKYNPYRVHILKEKWVALDDNNQEYPINKNDFSFVLGDKKINFDCVFNAIHGAPGENGTLLAYFKLINLKHTSAPFYQMALTFNKRDTLSVVKEYGIKTAVSIYLNEGDVIDLDTIINKVGLPCFVKPNNAGSSYGISKVHTKENMLPALEKAYKEDSEILIESFLDGPEVSVGVIQYKGETKVLPITEIVTENDFFDYEAKYEGKSQEITPARISAEEKLKVEAIAIKVYQILNMSGFSRSEYILVKGEPHFLEMNTVPGLTEESILPQQAKVAGISLEELFDNAIQAALL, translated from the coding sequence ATGAAACAGAACATCGCTATAGTTATGGGTGGTTATTCATCCGAAGTTAATATTTCGCTTACCAGCGGAAATGTAGTGTACAACCACTTAAACAAAGAGAAATACAATCCGTATAGAGTCCATATTTTAAAAGAAAAATGGGTTGCTTTAGATGACAACAATCAAGAGTATCCCATAAATAAAAACGATTTTTCTTTTGTATTGGGGGATAAAAAAATAAATTTTGATTGTGTTTTTAACGCAATACATGGTGCGCCAGGAGAAAACGGAACTTTGTTAGCGTATTTTAAACTCATCAATTTAAAACATACTTCTGCACCTTTTTATCAAATGGCGTTAACGTTTAATAAGCGAGATACACTAAGTGTTGTAAAAGAATATGGAATTAAAACAGCTGTTTCTATTTACTTAAATGAAGGAGATGTTATAGATTTAGATACCATAATCAATAAAGTTGGTTTGCCTTGTTTCGTAAAACCTAATAATGCAGGTTCTAGTTACGGTATTTCTAAAGTGCATACAAAAGAAAACATGTTGCCTGCTTTAGAAAAAGCTTATAAAGAAGATTCAGAAATTTTAATCGAGTCTTTTTTAGACGGACCAGAAGTGTCTGTAGGAGTCATTCAGTATAAAGGAGAAACAAAAGTGTTGCCAATTACAGAAATAGTAACAGAAAATGATTTCTTTGATTATGAAGCAAAATATGAAGGGAAATCTCAAGAAATTACGCCTGCTAGAATATCAGCAGAAGAAAAATTAAAAGTAGAAGCAATAGCTATAAAAGTTTATCAAATTTTAAACATGTCTGGTTTTTCGCGTTCAGAGTATATTTTAGTAAAAGGAGAACCTCATTTTTTAGAAATGAACACCGTACCAGGTTTAACCGAAGAAAGTATATTGCCACAACAAGCAAAAGTTGCAGGAATCTCTTTAGAAGAGTTATTTGATAACGCAATACAAGCTGCTCTTTTATAA
- a CDS encoding L-serine ammonia-lyase translates to MSQFISVFDMLKIGVGPSSSHTLGPWRAAEQWIRQLKEKNKFDVVDAIQVDLYGSLSLTGKGHATDLAILLGLSEADPEYIPIEDVFIIVDRINAEEEILFKGGKRIPFYKKSIVFNREFLPFHANGITFTGFSNGEEISKETYYSIGGGFIVQENDHLEEEIEINKKNFPYPINRAIQLEEYCEKDNLSISEVVYLNELELNSAEHIDKELHRIWDTMLESMYIGCHTEGRLPGGLNVKRRAFDTHTKLIKDTSYNNPKEWITAIRSTEVKFREILKWVSCFALSVNEVNAALGRVVTAPTNGSAGVIPAVLMYYLVIENHEADFKQIKKFLLTAGEIGSVFKKNATISAAMGGCQAEIGVSSAMAAAALTELLGGTAAQCLSAAEIAMEHHLGLTCDPIGGLVQVPCIERNSMGAIKAIHAAEIALETDPKEALVHLDSVIDTMWETAKDMNKNYKETSEGGLAVTVRIVDC, encoded by the coding sequence ATGTCGCAATTTATTAGTGTTTTTGATATGCTTAAAATAGGTGTTGGTCCCTCAAGTTCTCATACCCTTGGGCCTTGGCGAGCAGCCGAACAATGGATACGTCAATTAAAAGAAAAAAATAAATTTGATGTAGTTGATGCTATTCAGGTAGATTTATATGGTTCTCTTTCTTTAACGGGTAAAGGACACGCTACCGATTTGGCAATACTTTTGGGTTTAAGTGAAGCAGATCCGGAATATATACCAATAGAAGATGTTTTTATTATTGTTGATAGAATAAATGCGGAAGAAGAAATTTTATTTAAAGGAGGTAAACGAATTCCCTTTTATAAAAAATCTATTGTATTTAATAGAGAATTTCTACCTTTTCATGCAAACGGAATTACGTTTACCGGCTTTAGCAATGGAGAAGAGATTTCTAAAGAAACCTATTATTCAATTGGTGGTGGTTTTATTGTGCAAGAAAACGATCATTTAGAAGAAGAAATAGAAATTAATAAAAAGAATTTTCCGTATCCAATTAACAGAGCGATTCAGTTAGAAGAATATTGTGAGAAAGATAATTTATCAATTTCAGAAGTTGTTTATTTAAATGAATTAGAACTCAATTCTGCAGAACATATAGATAAAGAATTGCATAGAATTTGGGATACCATGTTAGAGAGTATGTACATTGGTTGCCATACAGAAGGAAGGCTTCCTGGAGGTTTAAATGTAAAAAGACGTGCTTTTGATACACACACAAAACTAATTAAAGATACTAGTTACAACAATCCGAAAGAATGGATTACTGCGATAAGAAGTACAGAAGTTAAATTTAGAGAAATATTAAAATGGGTTAGCTGTTTTGCGCTATCTGTAAACGAAGTAAATGCTGCTTTAGGTAGAGTTGTAACGGCACCAACAAACGGAAGTGCAGGAGTAATTCCGGCTGTTTTAATGTATTATTTGGTGATAGAAAATCACGAAGCTGATTTTAAACAAATTAAAAAATTCTTATTAACTGCTGGTGAAATTGGTAGTGTTTTTAAGAAGAATGCTACAATTTCTGCAGCAATGGGTGGTTGTCAGGCAGAAATAGGCGTGTCTTCTGCAATGGCAGCAGCAGCTTTAACAGAGTTATTAGGCGGTACAGCAGCACAATGTTTGTCGGCAGCAGAAATTGCCATGGAACATCATTTAGGTTTAACTTGTGACCCTATTGGTGGTTTGGTACAAGTGCCTTGTATAGAACGTAATTCTATGGGAGCCATAAAAGCGATTCATGCAGCAGAAATTGCGTTAGAAACAGACCCTAAAGAAGCTTTGGTGCATTTAGATAGCGTAATTGATACCATGTGGGAAACTGCAAAAGACATGAATAAAAATTACAAAGAAACGTCGGAAGGTGGTTTGGCAGTTACAGTTAGAATTGTAGATTGTTAA
- a CDS encoding RluA family pseudouridine synthase → MQENQPQDIENDDLYEHHRFTASEGQEPLRVDKFLMNFVENATRNKIQQAAKAGNILVNDVIVKSNHKVKPNDVVRVVLSYPPAENLLVAEDIPLDIVYEDDTVIVVNKPAGMVVHPGHGNYSGTLVNGLIHHIENLPTNSNERPGLVHRIDKDTSGLLVVAKTEFALAHLSKQFFDRTTERLYYALVWGNVEEDEGTIEGNIGRSLKNRLQMSVFPDGDFGKHAVTHYKVLERLTYVTLVQCKLETGRTHQIRAHFKHIGHTLFNDERYGGDDILKGTTFTKYKQFVNNCFKVLPRQALHAKTLGFTHPKTGEFMRFNSEVPTDIIECLEKWRTYSENSKNIDLE, encoded by the coding sequence TTGCAAGAAAATCAACCTCAAGATATAGAAAACGACGATTTATACGAACATCACAGGTTTACAGCTAGTGAAGGACAAGAGCCTTTAAGAGTTGATAAATTTTTAATGAATTTTGTAGAAAACGCAACCCGAAATAAAATTCAACAAGCTGCAAAAGCAGGAAATATTTTGGTGAATGATGTGATTGTAAAATCGAATCATAAAGTAAAACCAAATGATGTTGTTAGAGTTGTTTTATCGTATCCACCAGCAGAAAACTTATTAGTTGCAGAAGATATTCCGTTAGATATCGTTTATGAAGATGATACTGTAATTGTAGTGAACAAACCTGCAGGTATGGTAGTGCATCCCGGTCACGGAAATTATTCTGGTACTTTAGTCAATGGCTTAATTCATCATATAGAAAACTTACCTACAAATTCTAACGAAAGACCAGGTTTAGTACACAGAATTGATAAAGACACAAGTGGACTATTAGTAGTTGCAAAAACCGAATTTGCATTGGCACATTTATCAAAACAATTTTTCGACAGAACTACAGAGCGTTTATATTATGCTTTAGTTTGGGGAAATGTAGAAGAAGATGAAGGTACTATTGAAGGAAATATAGGACGTAGTTTAAAAAATCGTTTACAAATGTCTGTTTTTCCTGATGGAGATTTTGGAAAACATGCAGTTACACATTATAAAGTTTTAGAGCGTTTAACGTACGTAACTTTGGTACAATGTAAATTAGAAACAGGTAGAACGCACCAAATTAGAGCGCATTTTAAACATATTGGGCATACTCTTTTTAATGATGAGCGTTATGGTGGAGATGATATTTTAAAAGGAACCACGTTTACCAAGTACAAGCAATTTGTAAATAACTGTTTTAAAGTACTACCTAGACAAGCACTACATGCAAAAACATTAGGATTTACGCACCCAAAAACGGGAGAATTTATGCGTTTTAATTCTGAAGTACCAACAGATATTATAGAGTGTTTAGAGAAATGGAGAACCTATTCTGAAAATTCTAAGAATATAGATTTAGAATAA
- a CDS encoding M14 family metallopeptidase, giving the protein MSKFFRALFLVLVVLLVVSCDRLSKEDKDFTTLFEKSEGTETPEYKEVISYYKDLAEAHSSVALFSFGQTDSGEPLHLVVYSREGVFNVDEIKNSSKNRILINNGIHPGESDGIDASMLLLRDLVQNDSLIEKYKNTVICVILVYNVGGSLNRNSHTRANQNGPTTYGFRGNARNYDLNRDFIKQDSRNAAAFAEIFHTVNPDVFIDNHVSNGADYQYAITHLFTQHNKLGGKLGGFIETKMRPSLENSLQQKGISITPYVNVWGTTPEAGFSQFFDSPRYSTGYTTLFNTLGLMVETHMLKPYKIRVEQTYELLFSALDFTEVNSAKIKELRANAVAEVLEQKTYPIAFKVDTEKATELQFKGYEAEYIESKVTTGKRLFYDTTKPYTKSVNYYNNFVETQSVKIPKGYILEQGWHQVIERLKNNQIEFTRFKNDTIITVEVNHIDKFETRKTAYEGHYLHYNTIVNAATQDFQFKKGDIYIATNQNGVRYLLETLEAAATDSFFNWNFFDTVLQQKEGYSDYVFEDLAAQFLMDNPSIKKEFDEKLELDIEFANSPRAQLNFIYKKSPHYEPAHLRLPIFKIF; this is encoded by the coding sequence ATGAGTAAATTTTTTAGAGCATTATTTTTAGTTCTTGTTGTATTGTTAGTAGTTTCTTGTGACCGTTTATCTAAAGAAGATAAAGATTTTACAACACTTTTCGAAAAATCTGAAGGAACAGAAACACCCGAATACAAAGAAGTAATTTCTTATTATAAAGATTTGGCAGAAGCACATAGTTCTGTTGCTTTATTTTCTTTTGGACAAACAGATTCTGGAGAACCTCTACACTTGGTCGTGTATAGTAGAGAAGGTGTTTTTAATGTTGATGAAATTAAAAATTCATCAAAAAATAGAATTTTAATCAATAACGGAATTCACCCAGGAGAATCTGACGGAATTGATGCTTCGATGTTGTTGCTTAGAGATCTTGTACAGAATGATTCTTTAATAGAAAAGTATAAAAACACGGTTATTTGTGTCATTCTTGTGTATAATGTTGGCGGTTCTTTAAATAGAAATTCGCACACAAGAGCCAATCAAAATGGCCCAACAACGTATGGGTTTCGTGGAAATGCAAGAAATTACGATTTAAATAGAGATTTTATCAAGCAAGATTCTAGAAACGCAGCTGCATTTGCAGAAATTTTTCACACGGTAAATCCAGATGTTTTTATAGACAATCACGTCAGTAATGGGGCAGATTACCAATATGCTATTACACATTTGTTTACCCAACATAATAAATTAGGCGGAAAGTTAGGTGGCTTTATAGAAACAAAAATGCGTCCGAGTTTAGAAAACTCATTGCAACAAAAGGGAATTTCAATTACACCTTATGTAAATGTTTGGGGCACAACACCAGAAGCAGGTTTTTCTCAGTTTTTCGATTCGCCAAGATACTCTACAGGGTATACAACATTGTTTAATACCTTAGGTTTAATGGTAGAAACGCATATGTTAAAACCTTATAAAATAAGAGTAGAGCAAACGTATGAATTGTTGTTTTCTGCGTTAGATTTTACAGAAGTAAATTCAGCAAAAATTAAAGAATTAAGAGCAAATGCTGTAGCGGAAGTTTTAGAACAGAAAACGTATCCTATTGCTTTTAAGGTTGATACCGAAAAAGCTACAGAATTACAATTTAAAGGGTATGAAGCAGAATATATAGAAAGCAAAGTAACCACCGGAAAACGTTTGTTTTATGATACTACAAAGCCGTATACAAAATCGGTAAATTATTACAATAATTTTGTGGAAACACAATCTGTAAAAATCCCCAAAGGGTATATTTTAGAACAAGGTTGGCATCAGGTTATAGAGCGATTAAAAAATAATCAAATAGAATTTACGCGTTTTAAAAACGATACCATAATTACTGTTGAAGTAAATCATATTGATAAATTTGAAACACGTAAAACGGCGTACGAAGGTCATTATTTACATTATAATACTATTGTAAATGCAGCAACTCAAGATTTTCAATTTAAAAAAGGAGATATATACATTGCTACAAATCAAAACGGCGTTCGTTATTTGTTAGAAACATTAGAAGCCGCAGCAACAGATTCGTTTTTTAATTGGAATTTCTTCGACACGGTTTTACAACAAAAAGAAGGATATTCAGATTATGTTTTTGAAGATTTAGCTGCACAATTTCTGATGGACAATCCATCTATAAAAAAGGAGTTTGATGAAAAATTAGAGCTAGATATTGAATTTGCAAATAGTCCAAGAGCGCAATTGAATTTTATTTATAAAAAATCACCTCATTACGAACCGGCACATTTACGACTGCCAATTTTTAAAATATTTTAA
- the dnaK gene encoding molecular chaperone DnaK has translation MSKIIGIDLGTTNSCVSVMEGNEPVVIPNAEGKRTTPSIVAFVEGGERKIGDPAKRQAVTNPTKTVYSIKRFMGNKFSESTQEATRVPYKVVKGDNDTPRVDIDGRLYTPQEISAMVLQKMKKTAEDYLGSEVTQAVITVPAYFNDAQRQATKEAGEIAGLQVKRIINEPTAAALAYGLDKSHDDKKIVVFDFGGGTHDVSILELGDGVFEVLATDGDTHLGGDDVDEKIINWLAEEFKADEDLDLRKDPMSLQRLKEAAEKAKIELSSSASTEINLPYVTATASGPKHLVRTLSRSKFEQLIDDLVKRTIEPCQTALRNADLTISDIDEIVLVGGSTRIPAVQEAVEKFFGKAPSKGVNPDEVVALGAAIQGGVLSGDVKDVLLLDVTPLSLGIETMGNVFTKLIDANTTIPTKKSQVFSTAVDNQPSVEIHVLQGERAMAADNNTIGRFHLDGLPPAQRGIPQIEVTFDIDANGIIKVSALDKGTNKSHEIRIEASSGLSEEEIEKMRKDAEANADADKVAKETAEKINEADSMIFQTEKQLKEFGDKLSDDKKAPIEAALVELKAAHESKDLASIDTALATINEAWKVASEEMYAAQGGAAGADAGAQQAQPEADAQGDNVEDVDFEEVK, from the coding sequence ATGAGTAAAATAATTGGAATTGATTTAGGTACAACAAACTCTTGTGTTTCTGTAATGGAAGGAAACGAGCCAGTTGTAATTCCTAACGCAGAAGGAAAAAGAACTACACCATCTATCGTTGCCTTTGTTGAAGGAGGAGAACGTAAGATTGGAGATCCAGCTAAAAGACAGGCTGTAACTAACCCAACTAAAACAGTTTATTCTATTAAACGTTTTATGGGTAACAAATTTTCTGAGTCTACTCAAGAAGCTACAAGAGTTCCTTATAAAGTAGTAAAAGGAGATAATGATACACCTAGAGTAGATATTGATGGTCGTTTATATACGCCTCAAGAAATTTCTGCAATGGTGTTACAGAAAATGAAAAAAACTGCTGAAGATTATTTAGGATCTGAAGTAACTCAAGCGGTTATTACTGTACCAGCATATTTTAACGATGCACAAAGACAAGCTACAAAAGAAGCTGGTGAAATTGCAGGTTTACAAGTAAAAAGAATTATAAACGAGCCTACTGCAGCTGCATTAGCTTATGGTTTAGATAAATCTCATGATGACAAGAAAATTGTTGTTTTTGATTTTGGTGGTGGAACACATGATGTTTCTATCTTAGAATTAGGAGATGGTGTTTTTGAAGTATTAGCTACAGATGGAGATACACATTTAGGTGGTGATGATGTTGATGAAAAAATCATTAACTGGTTAGCAGAAGAATTTAAAGCTGATGAAGATTTAGATTTACGTAAAGACCCAATGTCTTTACAACGTTTAAAAGAAGCTGCAGAAAAAGCGAAGATTGAATTATCTTCTTCTGCTTCTACAGAAATTAACTTGCCATATGTTACTGCTACTGCTAGCGGACCAAAACACTTAGTAAGAACTTTATCTAGATCTAAATTTGAGCAATTAATTGACGATTTAGTAAAAAGAACTATTGAGCCTTGTCAAACTGCTTTAAGAAATGCAGATTTAACAATCTCTGATATCGATGAAATCGTATTAGTTGGTGGTTCTACAAGAATACCTGCTGTACAAGAAGCTGTTGAGAAATTCTTTGGAAAAGCGCCAAGTAAAGGTGTAAACCCTGATGAAGTTGTTGCTTTAGGAGCTGCTATTCAAGGTGGAGTTTTATCTGGAGATGTAAAAGATGTATTGTTATTAGACGTTACACCTTTATCTTTAGGTATTGAAACAATGGGTAATGTTTTCACAAAATTAATTGATGCAAACACTACTATTCCTACAAAAAAATCTCAAGTATTCTCTACAGCAGTAGACAATCAACCATCAGTAGAAATTCACGTTTTACAAGGTGAAAGAGCTATGGCTGCAGATAACAATACTATTGGTCGTTTCCATTTAGATGGTTTACCTCCAGCTCAAAGAGGAATTCCTCAAATTGAAGTAACTTTTGATATTGATGCAAATGGTATTATTAAAGTTTCTGCTTTAGACAAAGGAACTAACAAATCTCATGAAATTAGAATCGAAGCTTCTTCTGGTTTATCTGAAGAAGAAATTGAAAAAATGAGAAAAGATGCAGAAGCAAATGCTGATGCAGATAAAGTTGCAAAAGAAACTGCAGAAAAAATCAACGAAGCTGATTCTATGATTTTTCAAACAGAAAAGCAATTAAAAGAATTTGGAGATAAATTATCTGATGATAAAAAAGCTCCAATTGAAGCTGCATTAGTTGAATTAAAAGCTGCACATGAGTCTAAAGACTTAGCATCTATTGATACAGCTTTAGCAACAATTAACGAAGCTTGGAAAGTTGCCTCTGAAGAGATGTATGCTGCTCAAGGTGGTGCTGCAGGAGCTGATGCTGGTGCACAACAAGCACAACCAGAAGCTGATGCTCAGGGAGACAATGTAGAAGATGTAGATTTCGAAGAAGTAAAGTAA
- a CDS encoding DUF2652 domain-containing protein, with protein sequence MGKSLLFLPDISGFTEFVQTTEVEHSQHVISELLEVLIAANTEELQLAEVEGDALFFYKENDVPSLERLLALSEHIFTAFYSHLKLLEKNRICPCSACSSAPKLQLKIIAHCGELQFLTIQNNRKPFGSEVIEAHRLMKNSVDSDNYVLLSKALTDTIGLSGSYQSKLYKFEEGTDIYDGKKLDYLFSVIDNDHLKLRSFLTPNKVVFNKPPSFTLEQEFPVSAAELLETLTNYGYRSKWKEGVDEIIFNVNEVTRLGSEHVCGQ encoded by the coding sequence ATGGGCAAATCTTTACTTTTTTTACCTGATATTTCTGGATTTACAGAATTTGTTCAAACTACAGAAGTGGAACATAGTCAGCATGTAATTTCAGAATTATTAGAAGTTTTAATCGCAGCAAATACAGAAGAGTTACAGTTAGCAGAAGTAGAAGGTGATGCCTTGTTTTTTTATAAAGAAAATGATGTGCCATCTTTAGAACGGTTGTTAGCATTATCCGAACATATATTTACGGCGTTTTATAGTCATTTAAAATTATTAGAAAAAAATAGAATTTGTCCTTGTAGCGCTTGTTCTTCTGCACCTAAATTACAGTTAAAAATTATTGCACATTGTGGCGAACTACAGTTTTTAACGATTCAGAATAATAGAAAACCTTTTGGTAGTGAGGTTATTGAGGCACATCGTTTAATGAAAAATTCTGTTGATAGCGATAATTATGTTTTGCTTAGTAAAGCGTTAACAGATACCATTGGTTTGTCTGGCAGTTATCAATCAAAATTATACAAGTTTGAAGAAGGGACTGATATTTATGATGGCAAAAAATTAGATTATTTATTTTCTGTAATTGATAATGATCATTTAAAATTAAGATCATTTCTTACGCCTAATAAAGTTGTTTTTAACAAACCACCAAGTTTTACTTTAGAGCAAGAATTTCCTGTTTCTGCTGCCGAATTGTTAGAAACCTTAACCAATTACGGTTATAGGAGTAAATGGAAAGAAGGTGTTGATGAAATTATATTTAATGTAAATGAAGTAACAAGGTTAGGTTCTGAGCATGTGTGTGGTCAATGA